Proteins encoded by one window of Chryseobacterium foetidum:
- a CDS encoding NAD-dependent epimerase/dehydratase family protein, with translation MNIVITGASGFVGKNLSTYLQKENYKVEGLDLRNKDWKNNVSKSSDVMIHLAGKAHDTKNVSVPEDYFKINRDLTIELYNEFLASEMKYFFYFSSVKAVADAVEGILTESSVSNPQTPYGKSKKAAEKYIMENLPEDKQVFIIRPCMIHGPGNKGNLNLLYQIVEKGIPWPLAAFHNQRSFLGIDNLNYLIHQMLLKKDLESGIYNFADDDALSTNDLISTVNLALDKKAKLWNVSKSFIQRSASIGDRLKLPLNSERLQKLTESYVVCNQKIKSPLGIEKLPYSAREGLIKTIKSFKKRKIVS, from the coding sequence ATGAACATTGTCATTACAGGAGCTTCAGGATTTGTTGGGAAAAATCTTTCAACCTATCTGCAGAAGGAAAATTATAAAGTAGAGGGTCTTGATTTAAGAAATAAAGACTGGAAAAATAATGTCAGCAAATCATCAGATGTGATGATCCATCTTGCCGGCAAAGCACATGACACCAAAAATGTTTCGGTACCGGAAGATTATTTTAAAATCAACCGTGATCTTACCATTGAGCTGTACAATGAGTTTCTGGCTTCCGAAATGAAATATTTTTTCTATTTCAGCTCAGTAAAGGCAGTTGCAGATGCTGTGGAAGGGATTTTAACGGAATCTTCGGTGTCCAATCCACAGACGCCCTACGGAAAGTCTAAAAAAGCAGCTGAAAAATACATCATGGAAAATCTGCCTGAAGATAAGCAGGTTTTTATCATCCGTCCCTGCATGATCCACGGTCCCGGAAATAAAGGCAATCTCAATCTTCTCTATCAGATTGTTGAAAAAGGCATTCCTTGGCCACTGGCAGCCTTCCACAACCAGAGATCCTTTCTGGGAATCGATAATTTAAATTACCTCATACATCAGATGCTTCTGAAAAAAGATCTGGAGTCTGGAATCTACAATTTTGCTGATGATGATGCCCTTTCTACCAACGATCTGATTTCAACTGTGAATCTGGCTTTGGATAAAAAAGCAAAACTGTGGAACGTATCAAAGAGCTTTATTCAGAGATCTGCCAGCATAGGAGACAGGTTAAAACTTCCTTTGAATTCGGAAAGATTACAGAAACTCACTGAGTCTTATGTAGTGTGCAATCAGAAAATTAAGTCTCCCCTGGGAATTGAGAAACTTCCCTACTCAGCAAGAGAAGGACTGATAAAAACAATAAAGAGTTTCAAAAAACGTAAAATAGTCAGTTGA
- a CDS encoding glycosyltransferase family 2 protein — MNHRLSLTAIILTYNEEIHLQRCLSSLQEVCTDIVVVDSFSSDATEQIANANSCRFYQNPWTNHAVQFNWALDNCEIKTDWVLRLDADEYLYKEDFAQLRNAMETADAEVSGFTLKLVRFFMRREMKRMPQIRMLRLFRNGKGRSEIRWMDEHIQLESGRVEDLHVRFADNNLNTIGWWTDKHNSYSIREAIDLLDVEYNILGNEHRTNLDGQAKQKRKMKLKYAKSPLFLRAMMYFVYRYFFKLGLLDGKEGFLWNFLQGWWYRTLVDAKVYEIKKHCGRDINMIKSYILKNYKIKL; from the coding sequence ATGAATCATAGGCTTTCTTTAACAGCTATTATATTAACCTACAACGAAGAAATACATTTGCAAAGATGTCTGTCTTCGTTGCAGGAAGTCTGTACTGATATTGTGGTGGTAGATTCTTTTTCTTCAGATGCAACAGAACAGATAGCAAATGCCAACAGTTGCAGATTTTATCAGAATCCGTGGACTAATCATGCAGTACAGTTCAACTGGGCATTAGACAATTGTGAGATAAAAACAGATTGGGTTTTAAGACTTGATGCAGACGAATATCTGTATAAAGAAGACTTTGCACAGCTTCGTAACGCCATGGAAACTGCAGATGCTGAAGTTTCAGGATTTACTTTAAAGCTGGTGCGGTTCTTTATGCGTAGGGAAATGAAAAGAATGCCGCAAATCAGAATGCTTCGCTTATTCCGCAACGGAAAAGGACGTTCCGAAATCCGTTGGATGGATGAGCATATTCAGTTAGAATCGGGTAGGGTGGAGGACTTGCATGTTCGTTTTGCAGATAATAATCTCAATACAATTGGATGGTGGACAGATAAGCACAACAGCTATTCCATCCGCGAAGCTATTGACCTTTTGGATGTAGAATATAATATACTTGGAAATGAGCATCGTACTAATCTGGACGGGCAGGCAAAGCAAAAGAGAAAAATGAAGTTGAAGTATGCTAAGAGTCCGCTTTTTCTGAGGGCAATGATGTATTTTGTGTACAGATATTTTTTTAAACTTGGCTTGCTAGATGGTAAAGAAGGATTTCTTTGGAATTTTCTACAAGGATGGTGGTACAGAACTTTAGTTGACGCAAAGGTGTACGAAATAAAAAAACATTGTGGACGTGATATAAATATGATTAAAAGCTACATACTAAAAAATTATAAAATAAAACTGTAA
- a CDS encoding ChbG/HpnK family deacetylase, giving the protein MKIILHADDFGFDNDTLKATIDCFEKGALTSATIMPTMSSTKDALAYAKENSQYSFGVHLTYVDRLRPVSNPDKIKSLLKNDVFLPSNKIRIKSFLNLLNKKEIVEETKRQIGLLLDSSVSVSHVDSHGHIHKFPIFQEAIEEAINYFNIKKVRKGQDTFLSTVDKAGLKRKLLNAINNKMDSGLKKKFLSTDYFYMPTNSFDVDWGKEILKIISSLDNEHTLEIGVHPGYNDKWRLREYKDIILFSNLIKESSNRLITWNDI; this is encoded by the coding sequence ATGAAAATTATCCTACACGCAGATGATTTCGGTTTTGATAACGATACGCTGAAAGCTACTATTGACTGTTTTGAAAAAGGAGCTCTCACAAGCGCTACCATAATGCCAACGATGTCTTCTACAAAAGATGCTTTAGCATATGCAAAAGAAAATTCTCAGTATAGCTTTGGTGTACATCTCACCTATGTTGACAGATTAAGGCCAGTTAGTAATCCCGATAAAATTAAATCTTTGTTGAAAAATGACGTGTTTTTACCTTCAAATAAGATAAGAATAAAATCTTTTCTTAATTTATTAAATAAGAAAGAAATAGTTGAAGAAACAAAACGACAAATAGGCTTATTGCTGGATTCATCTGTTTCTGTATCACATGTTGATTCTCACGGTCATATTCATAAATTTCCAATCTTTCAGGAAGCGATCGAAGAGGCAATCAATTATTTTAATATTAAAAAAGTGAGAAAAGGTCAAGATACTTTTTTAAGTACTGTTGATAAGGCTGGGCTAAAAAGAAAACTCTTAAATGCAATAAATAATAAGATGGATTCGGGGCTTAAAAAAAAATTTTTGTCAACAGACTATTTTTACATGCCAACAAACTCATTTGATGTTGACTGGGGGAAAGAGATCTTAAAAATTATCTCGTCATTAGACAATGAACATACCTTAGAAATAGGAGTTCATCCTGGGTATAACGACAAATGGCGATTACGGGAGTATAAAGACATTATATTGTTTTCTAATCTCATTAAGGAATCCAGTAACAGATTAATTACTTGGAATGATATATAA
- a CDS encoding response regulator encodes MDKKIVLIQDNAEILELMDDVLQDEGYEVISSLTTEPIENIDIIEPDVVIVDDYIQGSKSGSEVISELKLNPETEDISAVLSSTSPVLPETAENCNADDYLEKPFDIDHLIDVVEKNS; translated from the coding sequence ATGGACAAAAAAATTGTGCTCATTCAGGATAATGCAGAAATCCTTGAACTGATGGATGATGTGCTACAGGATGAAGGATACGAAGTGATATCTTCACTAACAACAGAACCCATTGAAAATATCGACATCATTGAGCCTGATGTAGTGATCGTAGATGATTATATCCAGGGAAGTAAAAGCGGTTCAGAGGTGATTTCCGAACTGAAATTAAATCCTGAAACAGAAGATATCTCAGCTGTTTTATCCTCCACTTCTCCTGTTCTGCCGGAAACTGCAGAGAACTGTAATGCCGATGATTATCTGGAGAAGCCATTTGACATTGATCATCTGATCGATGTGGTTGAGAAAAATTCTTAG
- a CDS encoding glycosyltransferase: MKVIHCISSIDETTGGPARSITVLVDSLAMSNKIKYIDLLTLESSNPLYKKFENKKINLKFLEPSFLDYSKTLNIELQKKDADLYHGHGIWNLPIHQMAKSARKKSKPYIISVRGMLEPWSMQQNRHKKKLAMILYQHQDLKSATCLHATGQMEVDSIRNLGYKNPIAKIPNGINLDDYPKKEYHNKTNKTILFLSRIHPKKGIEILIEAWQLLDESIKENWKIKIAGNGDQAYINKLKQEIDSKKLADKIDIIGSKFGTEKLESYHNADLFVLPTYSENFGIVVAEALSCGIPVITTKGTPWIDLKDYKAGAWIDVGVDSLRTTLEEFLQKDSSELEQMGKNGRRLVEDKYSIESVGKQFLELYDWIINKTQKPDFVV, translated from the coding sequence GTGAAAGTAATTCATTGTATATCTTCAATCGATGAAACAACTGGAGGACCTGCAAGAAGTATTACAGTTCTTGTTGATTCATTGGCAATGTCTAATAAAATAAAATATATCGATCTGTTGACATTGGAATCATCAAATCCTTTATATAAAAAATTTGAAAATAAAAAAATTAATCTGAAGTTTTTAGAGCCCAGTTTTTTGGATTATTCCAAAACTCTGAATATTGAATTGCAAAAGAAAGATGCTGACCTATATCATGGTCATGGAATCTGGAATTTGCCTATTCATCAAATGGCAAAATCTGCCCGTAAAAAATCGAAACCTTATATTATTTCTGTGCGAGGAATGTTGGAACCTTGGTCAATGCAACAAAATAGACACAAGAAAAAATTGGCGATGATACTGTATCAACATCAAGATTTAAAATCAGCAACGTGTCTTCATGCAACTGGACAAATGGAAGTTGACAGCATAAGGAATTTAGGTTATAAAAATCCCATTGCCAAAATTCCTAATGGAATAAATCTCGACGACTATCCAAAGAAAGAATATCACAATAAAACTAATAAAACAATTTTGTTTCTTTCCAGAATTCATCCTAAAAAAGGTATTGAAATCTTGATTGAAGCCTGGCAATTATTAGATGAAAGCATAAAAGAGAATTGGAAAATAAAGATTGCTGGAAATGGTGATCAAGCCTATATTAACAAACTGAAGCAGGAGATAGACTCAAAAAAACTCGCTGATAAAATTGATATCATAGGCTCTAAATTCGGAACTGAAAAACTTGAAAGCTATCATAACGCCGATTTATTTGTTTTGCCAACCTACAGTGAAAACTTTGGAATTGTAGTAGCCGAAGCATTATCTTGTGGTATTCCTGTTATCACAACCAAAGGTACACCGTGGATAGACTTGAAAGATTATAAAGCCGGAGCCTGGATTGATGTCGGAGTTGATTCACTTCGAACAACATTGGAGGAATTTCTTCAAAAAGATTCTTCAGAACTGGAACAAATGGGAAAAAATGGAAGAAGGCTTGTAGAAGATAAATATTCAATAGAATCAGTGGGAAAGCAATTTTTAGAGCTTTATGACTGGATAATTAATAAAACACAAAAACCAGATTTTGTAGTATGA
- a CDS encoding glycosyltransferase family 2 protein — translation MKISIITVCYNSAATVEDTIRSVASQTYGDIEYIVVDGNSHDATVDIIKKYPDTVSHWISEPDKGLYDAMNKGIAMATGDYVGILNSDDTFHETKTIEKIAAFLQSNHVDACTGDILQHRNGKTIRRYSSKRWNPEKLKIGFMPPHPAVFFKRKLFDDLGVYILGYKIAADYELIIRYFLKHNITWKYSGVITTSMATGGASSSGISSYRTITSEVGKAFNGNQIDFSPFKVKYRIVWKLIGFLQK, via the coding sequence ATGAAAATCTCGATAATTACGGTCTGCTACAATTCCGCAGCTACCGTAGAAGATACCATCCGATCGGTGGCATCACAGACATATGGTGATATTGAATATATCGTCGTTGACGGTAATTCTCACGATGCCACAGTCGATATTATCAAAAAATACCCCGATACCGTATCTCACTGGATCTCTGAACCGGATAAAGGGCTTTACGATGCCATGAACAAAGGAATTGCAATGGCCACAGGAGATTATGTAGGTATTCTCAACTCAGATGACACTTTTCATGAAACAAAGACGATAGAGAAAATAGCTGCTTTTCTCCAGAGCAACCATGTAGATGCATGTACGGGAGATATTCTCCAACACAGAAACGGCAAGACAATCAGAAGATACTCTTCGAAAAGGTGGAATCCTGAAAAACTTAAAATCGGTTTTATGCCCCCTCATCCCGCAGTATTTTTTAAAAGAAAACTTTTTGACGACCTTGGTGTCTACATTCTGGGATATAAAATTGCTGCCGACTACGAATTGATTATCAGGTATTTCCTGAAACATAATATTACCTGGAAGTATTCAGGCGTGATTACCACATCTATGGCTACCGGAGGAGCCAGCAGTTCGGGCATCTCCAGTTACCGCACCATTACCAGCGAGGTAGGAAAAGCGTTCAACGGAAATCAGATTGACTTCTCGCCATTCAAAGTGAAATACAGAATTGTTTGGAAGCTTATAGGTTTTCTGCAGAAATAA
- a CDS encoding sugar transferase — MIRIFDFLFSFVGLLFLWPVGLIVYILGLFDTGSPIFVQERVGRNKKPFRLIKFRTMPVNTKSVATHLAKDVTITKLGSFLRKSKLDELPQLINVLKGDMSLVGPRPNLFNQTELMAERDRRGVYNAVPGITGLAQIEEIDMSTPVKLAEKDAEMLSSLTLSDYFRYIFATVSGQGQGDRIQN; from the coding sequence ATGATACGAATATTCGATTTCCTTTTTTCATTTGTAGGGCTCTTATTTTTGTGGCCTGTCGGTTTAATAGTCTACATATTAGGTCTGTTTGATACAGGTTCACCCATATTTGTTCAGGAGAGGGTGGGGCGCAATAAAAAACCTTTCAGACTCATCAAGTTCCGTACAATGCCGGTAAATACAAAGTCTGTTGCTACCCATCTTGCAAAAGACGTAACAATTACGAAGCTGGGAAGCTTTTTAAGAAAATCCAAATTAGATGAACTTCCCCAGTTGATCAACGTTTTGAAAGGGGATATGAGTCTGGTAGGCCCAAGACCCAACCTGTTTAATCAGACCGAACTGATGGCAGAGCGCGACAGAAGAGGCGTATACAATGCCGTTCCCGGGATTACAGGACTGGCACAGATAGAAGAAATCGACATGTCTACCCCCGTAAAACTTGCAGAAAAAGATGCCGAGATGCTCAGCAGCCTCACCCTCTCAGACTATTTCAGATACATTTTTGCTACCGTAAGCGGACAGGGACAAGGCGACAGAATCCAAAACTAA
- a CDS encoding LbetaH domain-containing protein, translating into MNNEKITLSQYQNKLSRKNKLARMVWSIVWTLFARPLPRGIGDFWKIFLLRLFGAKVHSTAVINSSVRIYQPWNLEMAEYSCLAPEVDCYNVGKIIIGAYATVSQKSYLCAASHDITSAKHELLFKPIIIKSQVWVGADAFIGMGVVIGEGAVVGARSSVFKSVEPWTIVGGNPARFLKTREIK; encoded by the coding sequence ATGAATAATGAGAAAATTACTTTGTCACAATATCAAAATAAATTAAGCAGAAAAAATAAACTTGCTCGAATGGTATGGTCGATTGTATGGACTCTCTTTGCGAGACCCTTACCTAGGGGAATCGGGGATTTTTGGAAGATTTTTTTATTACGGTTATTTGGTGCCAAAGTTCATAGTACAGCGGTTATTAATTCATCAGTACGAATTTATCAGCCATGGAATTTAGAGATGGCCGAATACAGCTGTTTAGCTCCAGAGGTAGATTGCTATAACGTAGGTAAGATTATAATTGGAGCTTACGCCACGGTATCTCAGAAATCATATTTATGTGCTGCATCACATGATATTACCAGTGCTAAACATGAACTACTATTCAAACCAATTATTATTAAAAGTCAGGTTTGGGTTGGTGCTGATGCATTTATCGGTATGGGTGTAGTAATTGGCGAAGGCGCCGTAGTGGGAGCCAGATCTTCTGTTTTTAAGAGTGTGGAGCCTTGGACAATAGTGGGTGGGAATCCAGCCAGATTTCTAAAAACAAGAGAAATAAAATAA
- a CDS encoding HAD-IIIC family phosphatase — protein MYDILFKGKSIRQRHAKIESKFQKKDIDRVSLLNWEEHCIECAVPLCYTTCLIYEKREDLKCVRIKNGLVRDYNYKGYFNFGIACEFKKWGKLETVISPTMVSTNQLNFIIAGDKLASGFFYYLSKILKKISPKYMLLRGYVFYKNKFLSFIKLNVKQSKPDYFLFECFSENHSDIQVMLQAYSTTKILFSEILIIKQGINSIKIPYVKFNILNNEETRILVSPTTEIKSKLIFTWLDFVKVKEKDLKTKDKIENLKPAEKVKCVAWDLDNTLWNGVLIEDGQNGIQLNENAIEVIKKLDERGIINTIVSKNSYEDAYPVLEKLGIADYFVYPAINWGQKSENLKQIAKKLNIGIDTFAFIDDNVREREEVRANLPMIRIFNENQIDEILNLAEFDVPITEMSKKRRLSYLTEAKRDELKQTFNDNYDDYIKNLDIKLEVSNIDSPEKKERCFELLSRSNQLNLSTNRYTIEEYDKLLIDSDYKCFSFNCTDKYGDYGLVGFISVKIKDETLKIVDLVISCRVAKKKVENAMVFSLKKIADELAIKKINALLKKTTKNKPIADVFDELPFVKDSVDNDQVLYCINDTSLLLDEKLIETSYKI, from the coding sequence ATGTATGATATTTTATTTAAAGGTAAATCAATTAGACAGCGTCACGCAAAAATTGAAAGTAAATTTCAAAAAAAAGATATAGATAGAGTTTCATTACTAAATTGGGAGGAGCATTGCATAGAATGTGCCGTCCCGTTATGTTACACAACTTGTCTTATATATGAAAAAAGAGAAGACCTGAAGTGTGTGCGTATAAAAAATGGATTGGTAAGAGATTACAATTATAAAGGATATTTCAATTTTGGGATTGCCTGCGAGTTTAAAAAATGGGGAAAATTAGAAACAGTAATTTCGCCGACAATGGTCTCTACCAACCAATTGAATTTTATAATAGCAGGAGATAAATTGGCTTCAGGTTTTTTTTATTATTTATCAAAAATTCTAAAAAAAATATCTCCTAAATACATGCTTCTGAGAGGTTATGTTTTTTATAAAAATAAATTTTTATCATTTATAAAATTAAATGTTAAACAAAGCAAACCGGATTATTTCTTATTTGAGTGTTTTTCTGAAAACCATTCAGATATTCAGGTAATGCTGCAGGCGTATTCTACAACCAAAATTTTATTTTCTGAAATATTGATAATCAAACAGGGTATCAATTCAATCAAAATTCCTTACGTAAAATTTAATATTTTGAATAATGAAGAAACAAGAATATTAGTTTCTCCAACAACAGAGATTAAATCAAAATTAATATTTACTTGGCTTGATTTCGTTAAGGTTAAAGAAAAGGATTTAAAAACTAAAGATAAAATTGAAAATTTAAAACCTGCTGAAAAAGTTAAATGCGTAGCTTGGGATCTAGATAATACTTTATGGAATGGGGTATTGATTGAAGATGGTCAGAATGGCATTCAATTAAATGAAAATGCAATAGAGGTTATTAAAAAATTAGATGAAAGAGGTATAATTAATACGATAGTCAGTAAAAATTCTTATGAAGATGCCTATCCGGTTTTAGAGAAGTTGGGTATTGCTGATTATTTTGTTTATCCTGCAATCAATTGGGGACAAAAAAGTGAGAATTTAAAACAAATAGCTAAAAAGCTAAATATTGGAATTGATACTTTTGCTTTTATAGATGATAATGTCAGAGAAAGAGAAGAGGTTAGAGCTAATCTGCCAATGATTAGAATATTCAACGAAAATCAAATAGATGAAATTCTGAATCTCGCCGAATTCGATGTTCCAATTACAGAGATGAGCAAAAAAAGAAGACTCTCATATTTAACGGAGGCCAAAAGAGATGAGTTAAAACAGACATTTAATGATAATTATGATGATTACATCAAGAATCTTGATATTAAGTTAGAGGTTAGCAACATAGATTCTCCTGAAAAAAAAGAGAGATGTTTTGAACTATTGTCAAGGTCTAATCAGTTAAATTTATCAACGAACAGATATACTATAGAAGAATATGATAAATTGCTAATTGATTCGGATTATAAGTGTTTTTCTTTTAATTGCACAGACAAATATGGCGATTACGGCTTAGTTGGATTTATCTCTGTTAAAATTAAAGATGAAACATTGAAAATCGTAGACTTAGTAATTTCCTGTAGGGTTGCCAAAAAGAAGGTCGAAAATGCTATGGTATTTTCTTTAAAAAAAATAGCAGATGAATTAGCAATAAAGAAAATAAATGCGTTGCTGAAAAAGACAACTAAAAATAAGCCTATTGCTGACGTGTTTGATGAGTTACCTTTTGTAAAAGATAGTGTGGATAATGACCAGGTACTGTATTGTATTAATGACACTTCACTTTTATTGGATGAAAAATTAATTGAGACTTCATATAAAATTTAA